In the Trichoderma atroviride chromosome 4, complete sequence genome, GCTGGCTGTACAGGCTGTACTGGCTGCTTCGGACGTTGGAACCGGGCAAGGATGAGGTTCGATGATAGAAACTATCACGAGCTTGATCTTGAGAAGAGGCGGAGCGAACAGGCTGCTTGACCAGTTTGGTAGTCGACTTGGCTTTGTTGCTATTAGCAAAAACCGCCGCAAACTGTGCATATTTGGAGGCATTCGATCCACGAGATTGGATGTCTGGCTGCGAACGCATCCGCTGAAGAAATTTGAGGCCACTCCTTGTGATTGTCGACTTCATCGACTCAGGAATATCAGGTGTAGGAGGCACTGGTGGAATATCGTCCTTTTTCGCAGTCTTTTTCAAAACCCTcttcgccgccttctttgcCGACAGGCgcgtcttctttctcttcagtTTCTTTCCAGGGTCAAGAAACTTGACGCCAACCTTTTCTCCTTTGACCACAGTTTCACCGTCAGCCTCATACTAGAATTTGCGGCGGTTTTTCTGCTTGGGGAGAAGAAGTCCCAGCTGAGCCTTCTCTCGCGAGTCGAGGTTCAACTCTTTGGCAAGGGGGGTGCTGATCAAAGACTGTCTTGGACAAGGTGGCAGAGTGTTCAACTCTCAACTTTGGCGCTGATGGGTCgtcaaaagcaaaagccgCTCCGTCAGTTTTGGAAGGGGATACCTCTCGACCTGGAAGTCCCTTGAGTAGAGGATTAGGGAcaggaggagctgaagcCACAAAGTCTGGAGAGACAGATCTCTTGGGAACAACTTGCTCTTCTACCTCGCGAGGACTTTGGGGCGATCCCTTGAGAATGGACTTGACCATGACAACAGAATTCGGAGTAAAGGACGATCTGTTGGACCCCGATCTCCGGCGAGAAGATGCATTTTCTGCCAACTGTAACACATTGAAACAGAGTGTCTCGATCGTTTTGAACTCTTCAATGTACTGTGTAAATGCCCTGTACGCCTGTTGGTATTTCGGCAAACTAGCCCAGAGAAACACCTTCTGTTGAATCATGAGTTGCTGTTTCTCGCTTGATGGATTTTCTCCCATAAGATGGCAGAAAAGCGAAAATCGGATGCAACTGAGGTGTGCGTCTGTGTATGGAACAAGGCTGACGTCTTCTGAATTCTTCAAAAGATCGTGAGCTGGGAAGAGGGCGTTGACAATCGCCATTAGCTCCACAGACGGCTTTCTAGTGATTCTCTGCTGCGCAAACTCTTCAAGAATTGtctggagagagagagttcTTAGCCAATGAGGGACACGAGCATTGCTTTCTGGGCATGACTTACGGATGCTCTGAACCCCACGTAAAATTGACCAAACTTTTCCGTAGCCTTCTTGTTCAGCTCTTGAATCATAGCGGCCGACCCAAAGGCAGCATGATTCGGTTTGAAAGTTAGAGGCGTCTCAGCAACAAGTCTGCGTCGCCGAAGCTCGACCATGTTGAGCTCGGAGAGTCCTTGCATTACTCCCTTTAGGTCcactcctccatcttcaagcttTTTGAAGACGGTCAGCGTGAGCTCTCTCAGCTTATTTCTCGGGTTACTCGAGAGATCAAAAACCTGGAGAAGCGACTGCCGATTCACGTGCTGGCGTAGAGCCTCTCGAAGCTGGACATCATTGTCAAAGTTGCGCAGTCTTCTGGCAACGTGCGTGTCGAAGCCTGCGTGCTGAGGGGCGAGCTCCAGTGTTTCCGTGTCCATGAGCTCCTTGAGCGCATCAATGCTGCTGGTCAGCCACCACTCCAGATACTGCTGGGGAGTGAGTGGCATCGTGGCCAGCGGAATGGAGAGATTAAATGTTTGATTATCAGGGGGGAATAGATTATGCGGTCAACAGTAAATTAGGataaggagaagaggaaattatccagatgatgatgatattcGAGATGAAAATAGAATAGGGTGAAGGAGATTGAAATTTCGGTCTGGTGATTTTGGGTGAAGAAGGTAAGAGAAGGGAGTGCCAGCAGACCAAGGCTGCCCAGAAGAAATAAATCGGCCCGCGAAGACGTGCGAGCAGAAATGGCAGAGCCAGGTGTGTGCAATGCAGACGCGTCTCGTGGCGGGCCGTTCAGATGACTCtcactttttgttttgggcGCCACGAGTATAAGCCGGCGTGGGAGCTGGAGGACGGACAGACGAAATATCGTCAACCACAACAACTCGACGTTTCAACACCATCCCCGCAAGAAATCAAGGTTGAATTTCGAATTACTATAAACTCCATAGCTGCCAGTCATAATTGACTCCTTCATGGAGTCTTAGCAGCAATTGCAGCCCGTCACCATCGTCGCCATCAGATCGATGCCAAAGCCCAGATGTCCGATCCAGATCCAGGACCTCGAGATCGACTCCGTCCTTCCTGCCCAGGCAAGTGCCACACAGCCGTAACTTCACGCAGCGCACAGAGCTGGTCCGTCACGTGTGGGTGCCAAGCCCATGCCCCTCTTTTTCACTCAACAGTTTTGTTTACCAGAAGCTTGGGCCTAGGCTGTAGACGcagctacatgtatttaGGGGAGTGGACGCGTGAGGGGCATTCCAGTCCGTTTACGTGTATatgagtacatgtagtccCTGTATTCGTGCAAGAGGCAGTATCTCGAAGAAGTGGCATACAAAAACGTTGTATACGTCAGATGGTGCATGTTCCAGCTGGGTAGGCAGTTGGAGGTTCCATTTTACCGCATTAGTAGCGCTCCGTATTGCCAATAGGGCAACTGGGGGTTCCAAATGTCCGCTTGCTGATGCATGTAATTCCACCAGGATGGGGCCCTGGCCATTGACATTCACAGGGGATGCGTAAAATGCTACGCGCCACAAAGCTTAGATTGGAGCCACCCGCCAATTACGTCCCCTCTAGGAGGCCGCCGGGTCCAAAGtcagctcttccagcgaGTGATGGGCGCTGAGACCCCTTTATAATGGCTAGGGACGCCAGGGGCAATAGCAGCGAGATATAGTAGTGAAGAGCAGACGCACAACGTCGATATCAAATTTGCCAGACGGTGCTAGGGAGCTGCGGAGTGCACTTCCTGAAAGTCCCCTAATCCCAAGGCTCGTGTGTGGTCTCTTAATTTCATACATCCAACCGCCAACGACTAGCTGGCTTCGCCTCTTGGAGAGCCATTACAGACACACGATGATACGCCAGAGCGGCCGCCTGATTCGGCACATTCCCCAGTCTATTCCCAGCAGGCTGGggcggagcagcagcgcgcgAACAGTGTTGTGCAGGCCCCGGTTTTCTACCCAGGCATCTCGACGACAAGCCGGTACGTTCTTTTATTGATTCCTTACAAGTACCTGTTCACGGGTCAAGCGCCTCGCGTGTAAGAACTACGTCTTGGCCTCGGGATGTACATGCTACTTGCGCCTTTGCTATGCTCAATGGCAGAGCGTGCCTGAGCCAGGGGCTGGCGACTAGCGGCCGTGTTTGACTCGAGCAGCTCATGCATCTCAGAGCCACTGCCATGGTGTTTTAGCTCAAAGCACCAATTGCTAAAATATCAATCAACTAACTGACACGACCATCACTAGAAGAGAGTATTCCGGAATCTTCCCGTACTATCCGTCAAGATGCGGCCAGAGACTCCCTGCTCAAGAAGATGGGCGAGAGTGCTGCCACCACTTTTGCttccatcttcgtcctcgccttcggatttgctgctgccggctATATTTACCATAAGAGCTACAAGATGATTGTCTTGAAGAAATTGACTCGCGCCTTTGAGCCAGGTGACCCTGTTCTTGACTTGGCAACTTCTGCCAAGGAAGTGCCTCGAAAGGTGGTCGATGAGGAGCATTGGGTTCAGCGCCCGGAACAGGAGTATGTGGATGCAATCATTGATGGCACAGAGTCTGGCCATTACTATCTCTTTATGGGAGAGAAAGGCACAGGCAAAAGCAGCATGCTCATAGAAGCCATGCGTAAGACTGATGGGGATGGAGTGGCCATGTTCGAAGCTCATGCCGATACTGAAATCGTAAGAATCCGTCTCGGCAAAGCACTCGACTACGAGTTTCACGAAGACTACATTGGAGGATACTTCAGTGAGCGAGGTCCACGAGAGACCACTGCTCTTCTTGATATCGAACGCGCCTTgaacaagatggaaaaggtgGCTATGAAACTCCGCAACAAAAGGGGTAAACCTCTTGTTCTCATTGTGAACCAGCTACATCTCCTAAGGAACAACGATGAAGGCAGGGACCTTATCGAGCTTTTACAACAGCGTGCTGAACAGTGGGCCGCGGCAAGTCTGGTCACCATGATATTTAATACTGACGACTACTGGGTATACGAGCGGTTGAAGCTTCTGGCCACCCGTATGGATGTTCTTGCCGTTACCGACCTACCCAAGTCTCAAGCCATCAATGCTCTGAGGAAATATCGCATGCgatattttaaagaaatccCAAGCCACCAAGAGCTCGAGGATGTATATGATCGGATTGGTGGTCGCTTGAGCTTCCTGAATCGCGTGGCAAAGAGCAAAGATATGATCAACACGTGCGAGAAGATTAAGGAGACTGAAAAGAAATGGTTCCTCAACCAGTGCTGGATCCTCGGCTCAGAGATGGACGATGACGTGATGGATCAACAGAAATGGGCTGTAAGTTTCACTGTTCCTGTTGCGCTCGATTCTACTCGGAATATCTTGAGCTGACTATTTACGACTAtcaggccgccgccatggttCTTGCCCTAGCTCTGGTCGataaagaggaagagatggaccAGACGTATGATCCAGTTGTGGGCCACTTGCTGCCAACGTTTCCTTTCCACATCGCACAAGAGCTCATGACTCGAGCGGATTTCATCCGAGACCTCGATAGTTTGAATCTCTTCACCGTTACGAGCCAGGCCGACGTTCGTGCGAGCAGCGTCCCGATGCACCTCGCATTCAAGGAAATTTGCGCCGAACCTCGGTTCCGGAAGCATCTCGAAGATACCATCCAGAGAATCTCTGACATTGAGAGCTTGGGCCGTACCAGAGAGCTGGTTGCCAAGGATCTAGTCCTTGGTGGTGAATACAATATCGAGACGAGCCGCAAGGGCATCACGGTCCGACTAAAGCAGCCCGAGGAAAAAGATGATTAAACAAGCGACGCAGCGATTATAAAGTGATGGATAGAGCACAAAAGCAACCGACACGTACGGGAGCAAGCTTATGAGACGAATATGTCAACGACATTGCGGAAACAATACAGGCggtggcgatggtggtggagtAGGATGAAATGCAATCGAGTTTACTGCTCCTTGCTGGGCGGCCATACAACGGCAAACAAATTTCCTTGAGTTTTGATACGAACAGAGTTGATCGTATTTTGACAATATGATCAGCTCTGATAGACTGCGCAGAAATAGTTTCCTTTGTCAATTTTCGATTTCATTGTACTTACTATATCTAGCATTTATGTACATTTAGACACTTGTATTAATCGTGTATTATCGGAACACGGTACATATATTTCAAAGCATTTGTAGACAAAAACTTTTCACTACGTTCCCGGTAATTTGAACccctttttaaaatattagaCAACGGATTGGCGGTATCATTGTAGTAGCATATGTGGTATGAAGAGAGAGTTGAAGTTTTACTGAACAAAAAGCAGCATATCTTCTGAGTACTAAAGCCAGAACACGAATGATCCATGATACTACTAATTGAGTAATAATATTTCACATCATATGCGATTGCAAATGCCGGCCTTCCTTGTACGCATCCTTGAAACCTGTCGGCTCACTCTTGTAATAGCGTCCGTGTGGAATGCCTGTAAAATCAGCGTAATTTAGGAAATTCTAGGGTAGGGCAGTTTTGTGGTGTGCTGGAGTTTTAATCACCCCACATAGCGCGGTCAGGTCAGCGCGGGTTATTGATTGGTACTCATTCCACGCTAGCAACCGCCGCATATTCACAGGTACCGAACGATAGGCTGCCTCACCGACAAGGCACAAACATCGTGGCTGAGCTTAGAGGTACCTACTACCCATCCCTCGAAAACCCAGGTCCCATAATATTTTTCTGAGCCCAGGTCGATCAAGAATAGCACGGCGacgctttcttttctccccaTCCACTGCCGGACTGATGTCTGCCAACACCAAATGGCCCGATTTCCAATTGGCTTCCAAATTGCGGTATTTCATGGGCTCGAGTGCTCCTGAGTCGACCCCCTCGCAAACCACATCG is a window encoding:
- a CDS encoding uncharacterized protein (EggNog:ENOG41~TransMembrane:1 (i71-93o)), which produces MIRQSGRLIRHIPQSIPSRLGRSSSARTVLCRPRFSTQASRRQAEESIPESSRTIRQDAARDSLLKKMGESAATTFASIFVLAFGFAAAGYIYHKSYKMIVLKKLTRAFEPGDPVLDLATSAKEVPRKVVDEEHWVQRPEQEYVDAIIDGTESGHYYLFMGEKGTGKSSMLIEAMRKTDGDGVAMFEAHADTEIVRIRLGKALDYEFHEDYIGGYFSERGPRETTALLDIERALNKMEKVAMKLRNKRGKPLVLIVNQLHLLRNNDEGRDLIELLQQRAEQWAAASLVTMIFNTDDYWVYERLKLLATRMDVLAVTDLPKSQAINALRKYRMRYFKEIPSHQELEDVYDRIGGRLSFLNRVAKSKDMINTCEKIKETEKKWFLNQCWILGSEMDDDVMDQQKWAAAAMVLALALVDKEEEMDQTYDPVVGHLLPTFPFHIAQELMTRADFIRDLDSLNLFTVTSQADVRASSVPMHLAFKEICAEPRFRKHLEDTIQRISDIESLGRTRELVAKDLVLGGEYNIETSRKGITVRLKQPEEKDD